From Candidatus Sulfotelmatobacter sp., a single genomic window includes:
- a CDS encoding sodium-translocating pyrophosphatase has protein sequence MPMFRTAESVLRRLPSTAPWKFLAATLAAALWPAAAHASELDLQLPQLDAQQRSLLFIGLGVCLFGMLFGLVMFNRVKALPAYQSMLDVSATIYETCKTYLLQQGRLLMVLEAFIAACIVYYFGVLQHLDAMRVVTILLFSVVGILGSYSVAWFGIRMNTLANSRTAFASLRGKPVPVYEIPLQSGMSIGVMLICVELIMMLAILLFIPAENAGACFLGFAIGESLGASALRIAGGIFTKIADIGSDLMKVVFKIKEDDPRNPGVIADCTGDNAGDSVGPTADGFETYGVTGVALISFIALAVMPDRKAEFLVWIFVMRILMILTSIVSYLVSDVVARGQNSGKDKINFEAPLTSLVWVCSVLSIVVTFVASKWLLGGLGGNLWFTLSVIISCGTLAAALIPEFTKVFTSSHSRHVAEVVAASKEGGASLNILSGMVAGNFSVFWQALTLAVLLYLANHFSQQGLSQYMQYPGVFAFGLVAFGLLGMGPVTIAVDSYGPVTDNAQSIFELSQVESTPGAAQAIEQQFGFKPNFERGKHYLEDNDGAGNTFKATAKPVLIATAVAGATTMVFSIILVLTKHYASVGQEFKLDLLDPFVLLGILMGGATVYWFTGASMQAVTTGAYRAVEYIKRNIKLDSAEAANIESSKTVVRICTQYAQAGMFNIFLVIFSITIAYAFFNPEFFISYLVSIAVVGLFQAIYMANAGGAWDNAKKVVEVELNMKGTELHAATVVGDTVGDPYKDTSSVALNPIIKFTTLFGLLAVEMGVANPGLAPILSGVFMLVALVFVYRSFYQMRIGTAAK, from the coding sequence ATGCCGATGTTCCGGACCGCGGAATCCGTCCTGCGGAGACTCCCCTCCACGGCCCCCTGGAAATTCCTGGCGGCAACCCTGGCGGCGGCGCTGTGGCCGGCCGCAGCCCACGCCAGCGAGCTGGACCTGCAGCTTCCCCAGCTGGATGCCCAGCAGCGTTCTCTGCTCTTCATCGGACTGGGCGTGTGCCTGTTCGGCATGCTGTTCGGCCTGGTGATGTTCAACCGGGTGAAGGCTCTGCCGGCGTACCAGTCGATGCTCGACGTTTCGGCCACCATCTACGAGACCTGCAAGACCTACCTGCTTCAGCAGGGCCGGTTGCTCATGGTGCTCGAGGCCTTCATCGCCGCCTGCATCGTCTACTACTTCGGCGTGCTGCAGCATCTCGACGCGATGCGCGTGGTGACGATTCTGCTGTTCTCGGTGGTCGGCATCCTCGGCAGCTACAGCGTGGCCTGGTTCGGCATCCGCATGAACACCCTGGCCAACAGCCGCACCGCGTTCGCTTCGCTGCGCGGCAAGCCGGTGCCGGTCTACGAGATTCCGCTCCAGTCGGGAATGAGCATCGGCGTCATGCTGATCTGCGTCGAGCTGATCATGATGCTCGCGATCCTGCTGTTCATCCCCGCCGAGAATGCGGGCGCCTGCTTCCTCGGGTTCGCGATCGGCGAGTCGCTCGGCGCCTCGGCGCTGCGCATCGCCGGCGGCATCTTCACCAAGATCGCCGACATCGGCTCGGACCTCATGAAGGTCGTGTTCAAGATCAAGGAGGACGATCCGCGCAATCCCGGCGTGATCGCCGACTGCACCGGTGACAACGCCGGCGACTCGGTGGGCCCGACCGCCGACGGCTTCGAGACCTATGGCGTCACCGGCGTGGCGCTGATCTCGTTCATCGCGCTGGCGGTGATGCCGGACCGCAAGGCCGAATTCCTGGTGTGGATCTTCGTGATGCGCATCCTGATGATCCTCACCTCGATCGTCTCCTATCTGGTGAGCGACGTGGTGGCTCGCGGGCAGAACTCCGGCAAGGACAAGATCAACTTCGAGGCGCCGCTCACCAGCCTGGTGTGGGTGTGCTCGGTGCTCTCGATCGTCGTGACTTTCGTCGCCTCGAAGTGGCTGCTCGGCGGGCTCGGCGGCAATCTGTGGTTCACGCTCTCCGTCATCATCTCGTGCGGAACTCTGGCCGCCGCGCTGATCCCCGAGTTCACCAAGGTCTTCACCAGCTCGCATTCGCGGCACGTGGCCGAGGTGGTGGCGGCGTCCAAGGAGGGCGGCGCCTCGCTCAACATCCTGTCGGGCATGGTGGCCGGCAACTTCTCGGTGTTCTGGCAGGCGCTGACGCTGGCGGTGCTGCTGTACCTCGCCAATCACTTCTCGCAGCAGGGCCTCTCCCAGTACATGCAGTACCCGGGTGTGTTCGCGTTCGGCCTGGTCGCGTTCGGTCTGCTCGGCATGGGACCGGTGACCATCGCGGTCGACTCCTACGGCCCGGTCACCGACAACGCGCAATCGATCTTCGAGCTGTCGCAGGTCGAGAGCACGCCGGGAGCCGCGCAGGCGATCGAGCAGCAGTTCGGCTTCAAGCCCAACTTCGAGCGCGGCAAGCACTATCTCGAGGACAACGACGGCGCGGGCAATACCTTCAAGGCCACCGCCAAACCGGTGCTGATCGCCACCGCCGTGGCCGGCGCGACCACGATGGTGTTCTCGATCATCCTGGTGCTGACCAAGCACTATGCGAGCGTCGGCCAGGAGTTCAAGCTCGACCTGCTCGATCCCTTCGTACTGCTCGGCATCCTGATGGGCGGCGCCACCGTCTACTGGTTCACCGGCGCCTCGATGCAGGCGGTCACCACCGGCGCCTATCGCGCGGTCGAGTACATCAAGCGCAACATCAAGCTCGATTCCGCCGAGGCCGCCAACATCGAGTCCTCGAAGACCGTGGTCCGAATCTGCACCCAGTACGCTCAGGCCGGCATGTTCAACATCTTCCTGGTGATCTTCTCGATCACCATCGCCTACGCGTTCTTCAACCCCGAATTCTTCATCTCCTACCTGGTGAGCATCGCGGTGGTCGGACTGTTCCAGGCGATCTACATGGCGAACGCCGGCGGCGCCTGGGACAACGCCAAGAAGGTGGTCGAGGTCGAGCTGAACATGAAGGGCACCGAGCTGCACGCGGCGACGGTGGTCGGCGACACGGTGGGCGACCCCTACAAGGACACCTCGTCGGTCGCGCTCAATCCGATCATCAAGTTCACGACCCTCTTCGGCCTGCTGGCGGTCGAAATGGGCGTCGCGAACCCGGGGCTCGCGCCGATCCTTTCCGGCGTCTTCATGCTGGTGGCACTGGTGTTCGTTTACCGCTCGTTCTACCAGATGCGGATCGGCACCGCGGCCAAGTAG